ATCATCAGCTGGATAGCTTCTGATCCCGCCCTTGACTCTTCTCTTGTTTCTTCCAGGGTATCTAGCTCAGATCTTCTTGTCTCTTCGTTTGTATCTTCATCGAGGTGAATTGTTCGGATTGATCCTTGAGATATTTTGACCGGGATCATGGCATCTGATCCGAACATGAGCCTGAAGGGTGTTTCCTTAGTCAAGCTTTGTGGGGTTGTGTTGTAACCCCATAGAATCTCGGGTATGAGTTCCGCCCACTGTCCTTTGACAATTGCCACTTTCTTCTTAGTGCCTGCAAAATAACTTTATTAGCAGCTTCGGCAAGCCCGTTAGATTGTGGGTGCTCAACCGATGACAGAtggtgttttatgtttaaattttgCAAAAAGGATGCTATTTTCTTATCAACGAACTGCCTACCATTGTCGGTGACGATGTCTGTGGGCAGCCCGTACCGACATATAATAAACTTCCAAATGAAATATTTTACCTTATCTGATGTTATTTTGACTAGTGGCTGGGCCTCTATCTATTTCGTAAAATAATCGATTGCTACCAACAGAAATTTGACCTGCCCCTTAGAAAGCGGGAAAGGGCTGAGTATATCTAACCCCCACCTATGGAATGGCCATCCGATATCTATGGCATGTAGAGTCTCGGCTGGGTTATGAATGATAGGCGAGTACCTTTGGCAGCTGTTGCATTTCCGTTTTCAAGGCAGTCTTTTCTCAGCGTTAGCCAATAGTACCCTGCCCTTAGCACTTTTGTTGCGAGGCTTCGTCCACCGATGTGTGTACCACAGATTCCTTCGTGGGTTTCCTCCATTGCCAAGTCGGCTTCCTTGCTTCCCAGGCACTTGAGTAGAGGTCGGGAAAAGCCTCTTCTGTAAAGGTCGTCTCTGATGATTGTGTAAAAACTAGCTCGTCTTTGGAAGAGTTTTgggttctcttcctcttttgGTACCTTCCCGTGTTTGATGTATTCTAGGTAAGGCGTTCTCCAGTCCTATTCCTGAGACATGCTCATGATAATATTGTTGTATATGCTAGGTTGTTCTAATGTTATATGCGACAAATTTGGTGGTTTACCTATTTTCCTAGATGTAGCTAGTTTAGATAGTACATCTGCTCGGTTATTGTCGTTTCTATTTACATGTATTATTTCAAAATGGTTGAAATGTCGTGCTAAATGTTTTACTTGTGCATGATATTGTTCTAAAGAGGGGTCGCGTACCTGGAATACCTCGTTTACCTGCTAGACGACTAGGAGAGAGTTACAGTAGACCTTTATGTGTCGGATTTTGCAGTCCTTTGCTAGGCGCATGCCTGCCAGAAGTGCTTCATATTCAGATTAGTTGTTGCTAACCGGGAACATGTACTTTATGGATTGTTCGGTGGAAATTCTGATTTTGTCTTTGAGGACTATGCTAGCTCCTCCGCCGTCCTCATTACTTGCGCCGACTACGTATAGCTCCCATTCTGGAGGTATGTCTTGGCTGGTTAGCTCGGCTACGAAATCGGCCAGCACCTGGGATTTCAGTGAGCTTCGGACTTGATATTCAATGTCGTGCTCTGATAGTTCTATAGACCATTTGGTTAGCCTCCCAGCAAGGTCTGGCTTTGTCAGCACTTGCCTAAGTGGTTAGTTTGTTTGAACTATGATTTTGTGGCTTTGAAAGTAGTGCCTTAGTCGTCTCGCTGTGATTACTAGGGTATATGCCAGTTTCTCAATGGTCGGATATCGTTTCTCAGCGTTCTGTAGAATCTTGCAGACAAAGTATACTGGATATTGTTACCGACCTGTTTCTGTTACAAGCACAGATGAAATTGATTTAGTGGAAACTGAAAGATATAGATGTAGAGGACTACCAGGCCTTGGATTTGCCAATATCGGACGTGATGAGAGTATCTACTTGAACTCTGCAAATCCTTTCTCGCACTCTTCAGTCcattcgaattttttttattttcgcaGTGTGTTGAAGAAATGATCCAATCTTGCCGCCATTGTTGGTAGGAATCGTGAAAGTGCGGCTAACCTTCCTGTGAGTTGCTGTACCTCCTTGATCGTTGATGGCGACTTCATGTCCAGGATTGCCTTGCATTTTTCAGGGTTTGCCTCTTTACCTCTGTGTGTCAACATGAATCCTAAAAATTTGCCTACTTGGACTCCGAAGGCGCACTTCTCcggattgagccgcatgttgtACTTTCTCAGTTGATTGAATACCTC
The genomic region above belongs to Arachis stenosperma cultivar V10309 chromosome 5, arast.V10309.gnm1.PFL2, whole genome shotgun sequence and contains:
- the LOC130981250 gene encoding uncharacterized protein LOC130981250; the protein is MEETHEGICGTHIGGRSLATKVLRAGYYWLTLRKDCLENGNATAAKGTKKKVAIVKGQWAELIPEILWGYNTTPQSLTKETPFRLMFGSDAMIPVKISQGSIRTIHLDEDTNEETRRSELDTLEETREESRAGSEAIQLMIQRKYNKKVRPRTFREGDLVLRRLEDVRKPKGEGKLATNWEGPFRVTRVLGRGAYSLQTLDGADLPNTWNITSL